Proteins encoded by one window of Nicotiana tabacum cultivar K326 chromosome 10, ASM71507v2, whole genome shotgun sequence:
- the LOC142165172 gene encoding uncharacterized protein LOC142165172, with product MKGKNYVDILVDRELRESVIEVRWVNNRLMAIKLVVGEITLNIISAYAYQVGLDEVVGGILPTEKLFIERDFNRRIGSSVGGYEEVHGGFDFGVRNGGGTSLLDFSKAFELMIAKSSCPKRDGHLVTF from the coding sequence ATGAAGGGTAAGAACTATGTGGATATTTTGGTGGATAGGGAACTAAGAGAGTCGGTGATTGAAGTTAGGTGGGTGAATAATAGATTGATGGCTATTAAGTTAGTGGTTGGAGAGATCACGTTAAATATCATTAGCGCTTATGCATACCAAGTGGGCTTGGATGAGGTAGTAGGGGGTATTCTGCCTACTGAGAAGTTATTTATTGAAAGGGATTTTAATAGGCGTATTGGGTCGTCAGTTGGGGGCTATGAAGAGGTTCATGGCGGCTTCGACTTTGGGGTTAGGAATGGAGGAGGTACTTCTTTATTGGATTTTTCCAAGGCTTTCGAGCTAATGATAGCGAAATCTAGCTGTCCTAAGAGGGATGGGCATTTGGTCACATTCTAG